The stretch of DNA AGGAATTATTATTGCTGGTTTAGCTCAACCTAAAAATCCAGAACAATATTGTCAAGCGATCGCGAATTTATCACAGTTTCTTCAGTTTCCTGTTTTGGCGGAAGCTTTATCGCCGTTAAGAAATTATGCTGCTATTAATCCTACTTTGATTACTAGCTACGATCTCATTTTACGTAATGAGCAATTGGCAGCACAATTAGAACCTGAAATAGTGATTCAATTAGGTGAGCTTCCTATTAGTAAACAGTTACGAAATTGGCTAGAAAAAATTACTGCTCAACGTTGGATTATTGCCGATGGAGAAGCTAATTTCGATCCTATTCACGGAAAAACTATTCATTTACGAGTTGGTCTTGAAGCATTAACTAATACTATTACTAGTCATAATAATACTCAAGGAAGCTCAGTTTATCAGGAAAAGTGGTGTAATTTAGAACAACAAGCTAGGCAAATTTTTCAGCAGAGATTTGAATCTATCCAAGACTTTTATGAAGGTAAAGTTGCCTGGTTAATTTCCCAATCTTTACCACATCAAACACCAATATTTATTGCTAATAGTATGTCGGTACGTAATGCCGAATTTTATTGGCAAGCTAATAATAATTATATTAGACCTTATTTTAATCGAGGAGCAAATGGAATTGATGGTACATTGTCTACTGCTTTAGGAATTGCTCATCGTCATCAAAGTACTGTATTAATAACAGGAGACTTAGCTTTATTGCACGATACCAATGGTTTTTTAATCAGTAATAAATTTCAAGGACATCTGACAATTATTTTGATCAATAATAATGGCGGTGGGATTTTTGAAATGTTACCTATTGCTCAATTTGAACCACCTTTTGAAGAATATTTTGCCACTCCTCAAACAGTTGATTTTGCTCAACTATGCCAGACTTACGGAGTAGAATATAAATTAATTAATACTTGGCAACAACTGCAAAATTTATTAAATCCTTTACCAAAACAAGGTATTAGAGTCTTAGAAATCTATAGCGATCGCAAAGCAGATGCTTGGTGGTTACAAACTAATTTAAATCAATTAGCACAAAAATTTCAATAATAATTTAACTATGAAATATCACGTTATTTATGATGGTAATTGCCATCTTTGTGTAACTTTTACTCAATTATTAGAACAATTTGATCGGGGTAAAATTTTTGATTATATTCCCATGCAAAATGAAGCTACTCTGAAACAATTTGAAATTACAACTGATGATTGTCAAATGGGAATGATTTTAATTGATGCTGAACAACCCGAAAAAAAATGGCAAGGTAGTAATGCTGCAGAAGAAATTGTCAGAATTCTACCGATGGGTGAAGTTTTTATTAATATTTATCGTAATCTTCCTGGAATAAAATTTATAGGCGACCGCGCTTACGAACAAATTCGAGATAATCGTTATAATTGGTTTGGCAAAAGAAATTCTACCTATTCTTCAGCTTATCGGTTTGGTTGTCACAGAGAAGATAATTGTGAAATAAATTAAAGCTCAATAAGTTAATTTTTAATTCTTAAACACTGTAATAAATTCATTTATTTGCCTTTTTAATTCTTGTTCTCGTTTATCAAATTCATTAACCATATGAATAGCAGCAGCAGCTTGATTAGCAAGACAAGCTAAAAATTCGACATCTTCATCATCATAAACAGAAGGCATGAATAAATTATCTGCGTATAATACTCCAATAATGCGATCATTAGTTTTTAGAGGTACACAAATAGAAGCATGAACTGAAGAACTAACAATAGATTTAGAATTTTTAAAACGTTCATCTGTCATTGCATTAGCTGTCAAAATAGTATCACCTGTTTCGCGAGCTAAATTAGTTATTTTTGAACTATAAAATTGTCCGCTATTATCTAATCCATAGGCTAGTTTTACTGCTTTAAGTTCTAGTTCTTTAGTTTTTTCATTGACTAATAAAATTACCGCCCGGTCTACATCCATTACCTTAAAT from Stanieria cyanosphaera PCC 7437 encodes:
- the menD gene encoding 2-succinyl-5-enolpyruvyl-6-hydroxy-3-cyclohexene-1-carboxylic-acid synthase, whose protein sequence is MIDFRNLNSLWASIIVETFNCMGLTTAVVCPGSRSTPLTLAFAQHQKIDTIPILDERSAAFFALGKAKQLQSPVVLVCTSGTAGANFYPAAIEAKESHVPLIILTADRPPELRHCHAGQTIDQIKLYGNYPNWQTELALPEAELTMLRYLRQNIIHAWECSVFPYPGVVHLNIPFREPLAPTIEPKIVALESSFSATDFFTNVGNYQQFFDNNSSICLPLQQWQNSQQGIIIAGLAQPKNPEQYCQAIANLSQFLQFPVLAEALSPLRNYAAINPTLITSYDLILRNEQLAAQLEPEIVIQLGELPISKQLRNWLEKITAQRWIIADGEANFDPIHGKTIHLRVGLEALTNTITSHNNTQGSSVYQEKWCNLEQQARQIFQQRFESIQDFYEGKVAWLISQSLPHQTPIFIANSMSVRNAEFYWQANNNYIRPYFNRGANGIDGTLSTALGIAHRHQSTVLITGDLALLHDTNGFLISNKFQGHLTIILINNNGGGIFEMLPIAQFEPPFEEYFATPQTVDFAQLCQTYGVEYKLINTWQQLQNLLNPLPKQGIRVLEIYSDRKADAWWLQTNLNQLAQKFQ
- a CDS encoding thiol-disulfide oxidoreductase DCC family protein; its protein translation is MKYHVIYDGNCHLCVTFTQLLEQFDRGKIFDYIPMQNEATLKQFEITTDDCQMGMILIDAEQPEKKWQGSNAAEEIVRILPMGEVFINIYRNLPGIKFIGDRAYEQIRDNRYNWFGKRNSTYSSAYRFGCHREDNCEIN